The Thermoclostridium stercorarium subsp. stercorarium DSM 8532 genome contains a region encoding:
- a CDS encoding response regulator, translating into MANILIVDDAAFMRMMIKDILVKNGYNVVGEAENGLKAVEKYKELSPDLVIMDITMPEMDGIQAVKQIKKINADAKIIMCSAMGQQAMVIESIQAGARDFIVKPFQADRVLEAVKKVVG; encoded by the coding sequence ATGGCTAATATACTGATCGTGGATGATGCGGCTTTTATGAGAATGATGATTAAGGACATACTTGTGAAGAACGGCTACAATGTGGTTGGTGAAGCTGAAAACGGTTTAAAGGCAGTTGAAAAATATAAAGAGCTTTCGCCCGACTTGGTGATTATGGATATTACCATGCCTGAAATGGACGGTATTCAGGCTGTTAAACAAATCAAGAAGATTAATGCCGATGCAAAGATAATCATGTGTTCCGCCATGGGACAACAGGCTATGGTAATAGAATCAATTCAGGCAGGAGCACGGGATTTTATCGTAAAACCTTTCCAGGCCGACAGGGTATTGGAGGCAGTCAAAAAGGTTGTTGGATAG
- the fliY gene encoding flagellar motor switch phosphatase FliY, whose protein sequence is MGDMLSQAEIDALLSGTFDIGDDTDSNYDNNKMGNILTAEEIDALGEIGNISMGTSATTLYMLLGQKVTITTPKVSVTTWEQLSKQYPEPYVAVKIKYTDGIIGDNLLIIKEHDVRVITDLMMGGNGIVDDSTEITDLHLSAISEAMNQMIGSAATSLSSMFHKRVEISPPESLLVHFAEDIDKIRFDKKQEVVMVGFTLKVGDLIDSSMMQLLPIEFAKEMVANLINTQIGNREVKTIKSEQNTTGAGASRAVQQETYTMQQTHDAQQNNYYASPGTKQSDEPIVNVRPAEFQSFDSGPMQVGSQNISLLMDVPLQITVELGRTTKTIKEILEFGQGTIIELDKLSGEPVDILVNGKNIAKGEVVVIDESFGVRITDIVHPSKRL, encoded by the coding sequence ATGGGAGACATGCTTTCCCAGGCTGAGATTGATGCGCTGCTGAGCGGTACGTTTGACATTGGTGATGATACTGACTCTAACTATGATAATAACAAAATGGGAAACATACTCACCGCCGAAGAAATTGATGCTTTGGGTGAGATTGGAAATATAAGTATGGGGACCTCAGCGACCACGCTTTATATGTTGCTGGGACAAAAGGTGACAATAACAACTCCGAAAGTTTCGGTTACAACGTGGGAGCAGCTTTCAAAGCAATATCCTGAGCCTTATGTTGCGGTAAAAATAAAGTATACTGACGGCATAATAGGAGATAATCTGCTGATTATAAAAGAACATGATGTAAGGGTTATTACCGACCTTATGATGGGCGGTAACGGAATAGTGGATGACAGTACCGAAATAACCGATTTGCACCTCAGCGCCATAAGTGAGGCAATGAATCAGATGATTGGCTCTGCTGCGACATCGTTGTCGTCAATGTTTCACAAAAGAGTGGAGATTTCGCCACCCGAATCGTTACTGGTACATTTTGCAGAGGACATTGACAAAATCCGTTTTGACAAAAAGCAGGAAGTGGTAATGGTAGGTTTTACTTTAAAAGTCGGTGATCTGATTGACAGTTCAATGATGCAGTTATTGCCCATTGAGTTTGCAAAGGAAATGGTTGCTAATCTTATAAATACACAGATTGGTAACCGGGAGGTGAAAACAATAAAATCGGAACAGAATACAACAGGAGCTGGTGCTTCGCGTGCGGTTCAGCAGGAAACTTACACTATGCAGCAAACCCACGACGCACAACAAAACAATTATTATGCTTCACCCGGCACGAAGCAGTCGGATGAACCGATTGTAAACGTGAGACCTGCGGAGTTTCAGTCTTTTGATTCAGGGCCGATGCAGGTTGGGTCGCAGAACATCAGTCTGCTGATGGATGTGCCACTTCAGATTACGGTTGAACTGGGCAGAACCACGAAGACAATCAAGGAAATACTTGAATTTGGTCAGGGAACGATTATTGAACTGGACAAGCTGTCGGGTGAACCGGTAGATATACTTGTTAACGGTAAAAATATTGCAAAAGGTGAAGTAGTTGTTATAGATGAAAGCTTCGGTGTAAGAATTACCGATATAGTTCATCCGTCAAAAAGGCTTTAA
- a CDS encoding flagellar biosynthetic protein FliO: MSELLYLPVCLSSGGIQENTRSAGQMLELLGIFLIFCCVLYLAYVASRYIGKKFSVAGKSKYIKVVDRVSFGLDKHLVLVKVGKEHFLFLLGKKDFQTVAKVEIDDETAEKEQDNEEKETAFNFREIFDKYVGKDLKKTRTGPQNSQKEETPDRNETMRENIERLRKMQEKSFDKEV, translated from the coding sequence ATGAGTGAATTGCTGTATTTGCCAGTATGCTTATCATCGGGCGGCATACAGGAGAATACCCGCAGTGCAGGTCAGATGCTTGAACTGTTAGGTATTTTCCTTATATTTTGCTGTGTGCTTTATCTTGCCTATGTGGCCTCGCGCTATATAGGCAAAAAGTTTTCTGTTGCCGGAAAATCAAAATATATAAAAGTTGTAGACAGAGTAAGTTTTGGACTGGACAAACATTTGGTTCTTGTAAAAGTGGGGAAGGAACATTTCCTGTTTTTATTGGGCAAAAAGGATTTTCAGACGGTGGCCAAAGTGGAGATTGATGACGAAACTGCTGAAAAAGAGCAGGATAATGAAGAAAAAGAAACGGCTTTTAATTTCCGTGAGATTTTTGACAAATATGTCGGCAAAGATTTGAAAAAAACAAGGACGGGTCCCCAAAACAGTCAGAAAGAAGAAACTCCCGACAGAAATGAAACAATGAGGGAGAATATAGAGAGACTTAGAAAAATGCAGGAAAAAAGCTTCGATAAGGAAGTTTAA
- a CDS encoding flagellar FlbD family protein — MIEVTRLNNKAFILNCEWIETVEATPDTVITLTNGRKYVVAEKVEEVVRKVIEYKRKIMFRDVSDIVVTDVDK, encoded by the coding sequence GTGATTGAAGTTACCCGGCTTAATAATAAAGCGTTTATACTGAACTGTGAGTGGATTGAAACAGTCGAGGCAACCCCGGATACCGTGATTACGCTTACGAACGGCAGAAAGTATGTTGTTGCCGAAAAGGTTGAAGAGGTTGTCCGGAAAGTGATAGAATATAAAAGGAAAATTATGTTTCGTGATGTTAGTGATATTGTCGTAACAGACGTTGACAAGTAA
- a CDS encoding flagellar basal body-associated FliL family protein, with product MYRLEKKGVYTVLLSIIAVLSLALAVLIIFLFISYPNMKNQKATVVSTEISDRYVADDELAEFKLFGGEEKVFALKDEPDRPDSIALVSISIKCDVGEKRKNEERINNLISLYKSELEQAVGDYFANITYTEAKAPEFRSKAREELMEIFNNILNENKQAKQKIIYKVTLNILPQ from the coding sequence GTGTACCGATTGGAAAAGAAGGGCGTATATACCGTTTTACTGTCAATAATTGCTGTGCTTTCTCTGGCGTTGGCAGTTTTGATAATTTTTTTGTTTATATCATATCCCAATATGAAAAATCAGAAAGCCACTGTAGTCAGTACCGAAATCAGCGACCGGTATGTTGCTGATGACGAACTGGCTGAGTTTAAATTATTTGGCGGCGAGGAAAAGGTGTTTGCGTTAAAGGACGAACCCGATCGTCCGGATTCTATCGCGCTGGTTTCCATCTCGATCAAATGCGATGTGGGTGAGAAACGCAAGAATGAAGAAAGGATCAATAACCTGATCTCGCTGTATAAAAGTGAACTTGAGCAGGCTGTGGGAGACTATTTTGCAAATATAACCTATACCGAAGCAAAAGCTCCTGAATTCCGCTCCAAAGCAAGAGAAGAACTTATGGAGATTTTCAATAATATTCTGAACGAGAATAAGCAGGCCAAGCAGAAAATAATATACAAGGTTACGCTGAATATTCTTCCACAGTAA
- the fliM gene encoding flagellar motor switch protein FliM: MGDILSQSEIDDLLAQLIAGEINANELKNNKQEKKVKKHDFKRPSKFAKEHLRTLQIIQENYARLITNFLSGYLRTLVQIDVISMEAVQFSEFTNSIANPAVLAIINFNPLPGNIILDISPVLAYALIERVLGGKGGNKIEKVRGFTEIEIAILMRIISQMLTYMREPWENVVEVHPTLSVIETNAQFVQIINPTEMVALATFNVKVGEVEGFMNLCIPHMVMEPVMDKLSTKIWFSIIEKETDEETKLSIEKKVEQTQIPVTAVLGRTTLTVAEFLELQVGDVLQLDTRVDGDIQVLVGPLHKFNGKPGVKNKKIAVKVTGVVRREDE, encoded by the coding sequence TTGGGGGACATATTATCCCAGAGCGAAATAGACGATTTATTGGCACAGCTGATTGCCGGTGAAATAAATGCCAATGAACTTAAAAACAATAAACAGGAAAAGAAAGTTAAAAAGCATGATTTTAAACGTCCAAGCAAGTTCGCAAAGGAACATTTGCGTACATTGCAGATTATACAGGAGAACTATGCCAGGCTGATAACCAACTTTCTTTCGGGATATTTGAGAACGTTGGTTCAGATTGACGTAATATCCATGGAAGCGGTGCAGTTCTCTGAATTTACAAACTCCATAGCAAATCCGGCAGTTCTGGCTATTATAAATTTTAATCCGCTGCCCGGCAATATTATCCTTGATATATCTCCTGTGCTCGCCTATGCGCTTATAGAAAGAGTGCTTGGTGGCAAAGGCGGTAACAAGATTGAAAAAGTTCGTGGTTTTACCGAAATAGAAATCGCGATACTCATGAGGATAATATCCCAGATGCTGACATATATGCGGGAACCGTGGGAAAACGTCGTGGAAGTGCACCCTACTCTCAGCGTTATTGAGACCAACGCACAGTTTGTTCAGATAATAAATCCCACTGAAATGGTAGCCCTTGCAACGTTTAATGTAAAAGTCGGCGAAGTGGAAGGATTTATGAACCTTTGCATACCGCATATGGTAATGGAGCCGGTGATGGACAAGCTGAGCACGAAAATATGGTTTTCAATAATAGAAAAGGAAACCGATGAAGAAACCAAACTGTCCATTGAGAAAAAGGTAGAGCAAACCCAAATTCCCGTAACTGCGGTTCTTGGCAGAACCACCCTTACTGTAGCTGAGTTTCTGGAATTACAGGTGGGAGACGTTTTACAGCTGGATACACGTGTAGATGGGGATATTCAGGTGCTGGTAGGTCCTTTGCATAAATTTAACGGTAAACCCGGGGTTAAAAACAAGAAGATTGCAGTTAAAGTGACCGGGGTAGTCAGAAGGGAGGACGAATAA
- the fliP gene encoding flagellar type III secretion system pore protein FliP (The bacterial flagellar biogenesis protein FliP forms a type III secretion system (T3SS)-type pore required for flagellar assembly.) has translation MCVKGKKLFFSVLVILLLTTVFNINSNAQPGITISNDGITITASDNPEDVTDSIKLLLFLTVLSVLPSIIIMMTSFTRIIVVLSFLRNAMGTQQMPPNQVLIGLALFLTFFIMSPVLSDLNEQALKPLSENEITLEEAIDKASYIMKDFMLNKAKVREKDLALFANIARIEEPENLMDLPMKVVIPAFMISELTTAFKMGFMLYIPFLVIDMVVASTLMSMGMMMLPPVMISLPFKILLFLLVDGWNLVIGTIVQSFG, from the coding sequence ATGTGCGTAAAAGGGAAAAAACTGTTTTTTTCGGTACTGGTAATATTGCTTTTAACAACTGTTTTTAATATTAATTCAAACGCGCAGCCTGGAATAACCATTTCAAATGATGGAATTACCATAACTGCTTCCGATAATCCGGAAGATGTTACGGACAGCATAAAGCTGTTGCTTTTTCTGACGGTACTGTCGGTACTTCCGTCAATAATAATAATGATGACATCCTTTACAAGGATTATTGTCGTGCTTTCTTTTTTAAGAAACGCAATGGGAACTCAGCAGATGCCGCCTAATCAGGTCCTTATCGGTTTGGCTCTGTTTCTCACCTTTTTTATTATGTCGCCGGTTCTGAGTGATTTGAATGAACAGGCGCTAAAACCTTTGTCGGAAAATGAAATAACTTTGGAAGAGGCGATTGACAAAGCATCTTATATCATGAAGGATTTTATGCTGAATAAGGCCAAGGTGAGGGAAAAGGATCTGGCGCTGTTTGCCAACATCGCCCGGATAGAGGAGCCCGAAAACCTGATGGATTTACCGATGAAGGTAGTTATTCCGGCATTTATGATTAGTGAGCTGACTACGGCGTTCAAAATGGGGTTTATGCTGTACATACCTTTTCTTGTAATTGACATGGTGGTTGCAAGTACGTTGATGTCAATGGGAATGATGATGCTTCCGCCGGTAATGATCTCGCTGCCCTTTAAGATATTGCTGTTTTTACTGGTGGATGGCTGGAA
- a CDS encoding flagellar hook protein FlgE: protein MMRSMFSSVSGLKAHQTKMDVIGNNIANVNTVAFKASRVTFAEIFAQTVSGASAPDPDTGRGGTNPVQIGLGMNVNSIDTLMTRGSLQRTDNPTDLSIDGEGFFIVRNGNEGTYMFTRAGNFTIDKLGNLVTADGLNVLGWQKYTVDDNGNYIFDTEEELTPINLYEDEYNLNKRVLAAKATTQAVLAGNLDATNTTINSNNGQIIDTNGDQIPEDGEGKNYDAHFIVPLSVYDALGNEYKLNISFWKTYVDTSGSSPQTIWYYRISASGAGFGDSGGDSAASGYIKFDSKGKIITDDSNYSVTPQIKVTPDPSVGTDSFTFELNLGKLTMYATDSSVKPTQVDGYPPGTLEAFSIGSDGVIVGVYSNGKQQPLGMVAIAVFDNAAGLQRMGNNLFIATSNSGDFTRALKPGTEGAGSLNPGTLEMSNVDLAQEFTEMIITQRGFQANSRVITASDEMLQELANLKR, encoded by the coding sequence ATGATGCGTTCGATGTTTTCAAGCGTATCAGGCTTGAAAGCTCACCAGACGAAAATGGATGTAATTGGTAATAACATTGCCAATGTAAATACAGTCGCTTTTAAAGCCAGCCGGGTTACCTTCGCCGAAATATTCGCCCAGACGGTTTCCGGAGCAAGTGCGCCGGACCCGGATACCGGCAGAGGAGGAACAAATCCGGTTCAGATTGGTCTTGGAATGAATGTGAATTCAATAGATACGCTTATGACACGTGGAAGCCTGCAGCGTACCGATAATCCCACGGATTTGTCGATTGACGGTGAAGGTTTCTTTATAGTACGAAACGGCAATGAGGGTACGTATATGTTTACCCGTGCAGGCAATTTTACAATTGACAAACTCGGAAACCTTGTTACCGCAGATGGTTTAAACGTACTGGGCTGGCAGAAATACACCGTGGATGACAACGGAAACTATATTTTTGATACCGAGGAAGAACTCACTCCGATAAACCTTTATGAAGACGAATACAACCTGAATAAACGGGTGCTTGCCGCAAAGGCTACAACCCAGGCGGTACTGGCAGGGAACCTCGATGCTACGAATACCACCATAAACTCAAACAATGGCCAGATAATTGACACCAACGGAGACCAAATTCCCGAAGACGGGGAAGGCAAAAACTACGATGCGCATTTTATAGTTCCTTTATCGGTGTACGATGCCCTCGGAAATGAATACAAACTGAATATAAGTTTTTGGAAGACCTATGTGGACACAAGCGGCAGTTCACCTCAGACCATATGGTATTACAGGATCTCGGCATCCGGAGCAGGTTTTGGTGACAGCGGCGGCGACAGCGCAGCTTCCGGATATATAAAATTCGACAGCAAAGGAAAAATTATAACCGATGACAGTAATTACAGCGTTACTCCTCAAATAAAAGTTACGCCTGATCCAAGCGTCGGAACCGATTCCTTTACTTTTGAGCTCAACCTGGGAAAACTTACGATGTACGCTACCGACAGTTCCGTAAAACCCACTCAGGTAGACGGTTATCCGCCGGGGACGCTGGAAGCTTTCAGCATAGGTTCCGACGGTGTGATTGTCGGAGTATACAGCAATGGAAAACAACAGCCTTTGGGAATGGTGGCAATTGCGGTATTTGACAATGCCGCAGGCCTGCAAAGAATGGGAAACAACCTGTTTATTGCCACGTCAAACTCCGGTGATTTCACAAGAGCACTGAAACCCGGTACCGAAGGCGCAGGAAGCCTGAATCCCGGAACACTGGAGATGTCGAACGTGGATCTGGCCCAGGAATTTACCGAAATGATTATAACTCAGCGTGGCTTCCAGGCAAACAGCAGGGTTATAACAGCTTCGGACGAAATGCTTCAGGAACTGGCCAATCTGAAGAGGTAA